In one Ictalurus furcatus strain D&B chromosome 10, Billie_1.0, whole genome shotgun sequence genomic region, the following are encoded:
- the ero1b gene encoding ERO1-like protein beta isoform X1, whose protein sequence is MVKRTLRTCGIIFFLCLLFGDFVWGWFHNSNKNIQDKTQHKRVSKVTPDSADQSCFCHLTGVLDDCFCDIESIDVFNNFKIFPLIRKLIERDFFRYYRVNLKRPCPFWPDDGHCSIKDCHVEPCPESKIPVGIKSGNYNKYSLAANTISDIKECEQVHELGAINSTLSHQSKEAFEDWAHHDDAQDHFCGLDDETSPEVEYVDLRLNPERYTGYKGPSAWRVWNSIYEENCFKPRSVYRPLNPLAPSRGDDDGEGFYNWLEGLCLEKRVFYRLISGLHSSINLHLSAEYLLDEGWGKAVWGPNVHEFRRRFDSAETKGEGTRRLKNLYFLYLIELRALSKVAPYFERSFINLYTGNTQEDSDTKELLLQIFNETKAFPMHFDESSMFAGHKMEAKRLKEEFRLHFKNISRIMDCVGCSKCRLWGKLQTQGLGTALRILFSEKEIKNLPENSPSKGFQLTRQEIVALLNGFGRLSTSIKELHNFRTLLNDQR, encoded by the exons ATGGTAAAACGCACACTGCGCACTTGTGGGATtatattttttctgtgtttgcTGTTCGGAGACTTTGTGTGGGGATGGTTTCACAACAGCAACAAGAACATTCaagacaaaacacaacacaagcgCGTCAGTAAGGTGACACCGGACAGTGCGGACCAGAGCTGTTTTTGTCAC TTGACAGGTGTTTTGGACGACTGCTTCTGCGACATCGAGAGCATTGATGTCTTCAACAACTTCAAAATTTTTCCTCTCATACGCAAGCTCATTGAAAGAGACTTCTTTAGATACTACAGG GTGAACCTGAAGCGTCCGTGTCCGTTCTGGCCTGACGACGGCCACTGCTCGATCAAGGACTGCCACGTGGAGCCCTGCCCGGAG AGTAAGATCCCTGTGGGAATTAAATCAGGCAACTATAATAAG TACTCTCTCGCTGCGAACACTATCAGTGACATTAAGGAATGTGAACAGGTCCATGAGCTGGGTGCCATTAACAGCACACTGAG TCATCAAAGTAAAGAGGCGTTTGAGGACTGGGCTCACCATGACGATGCCCAGGATCACTTCTGTGGCCTGGATG ACGAGACATCTCCCGAAGTCGAGTATGTGGATCTACGGTTGAATCCCGAACGCTACACCGGATATAAAGGACCTTCTGCGTGGAGAGTATGGAACAGCATCTACGAGGAGAACTGCTTCAA GCCGAGGTCAGTGTATCGGCCTCTTAACCCCTTGGCTCCAAGTCGTg gtgatgatgatg GTGAAGGCTTTTACAACTGGCTGGAAG GATTGTGTCTGGAGAAGAGAGTGTTCTACCGGCTTATTTCTGGCCTCCACAGCAGCATAAATCTCCACCTGTCTGCTGAATACCTCCTGGATG AGGGCTGGGGGAAGGCAGTGTGGGGACCCAACGTGCACGAGTTTCGCCGGAGGTTTGACTCTGCCGAGACCAAGGGCGAGGGAACACGCAGGCTGAAAAACCTTTACTTCCTGTACCTGATCGAGCTGAGAGCACTGTCCAAAGTGGCACCGTATTTCGAGCGCTCGTTCATTAACCTGTACACAGGCAACACACAGGAAGACTCGGATACCAAAGAGCTACTGCTGCAGATCTTCAACGAGACCAA agCTTTCCCCATGCActttgatgagagctccatgtTTGCAGGCCACAAAATGGAAGCCAAAAGGTTAAAG GAAGAGTTCAGGCTCCATTTTAAGAACATTTCTCGTATAATGGACTGCGTGGGCTGCAGTAAATGTCGACTGTGGGGGAAGTTACAG ACCCAAGGCCTGGGCACCGCCCTCAGAATCCTCTTTTCTGAGAAAGAGATCAAAAATCTTCCAGAAAACAGTCCCTCCAAAGGCTTCCAGCTCACACGCCAGGAGATTGTAGCTTTGCTCAATGGCTTTGGGAG ACTCTCCACCAGTATAAAAGAGCTGCACAACTTCAGAACGCTTCTAAACGACCAGAGGTAA
- the ero1b gene encoding ERO1-like protein beta isoform X2: protein MPDTRCIPWRTSLLAVSLFGLLKLFQITHSLTGVLDDCFCDIESIDVFNNFKIFPLIRKLIERDFFRYYRVNLKRPCPFWPDDGHCSIKDCHVEPCPESKIPVGIKSGNYNKYSLAANTISDIKECEQVHELGAINSTLSHQSKEAFEDWAHHDDAQDHFCGLDDETSPEVEYVDLRLNPERYTGYKGPSAWRVWNSIYEENCFKPRSVYRPLNPLAPSRGDDDGEGFYNWLEGLCLEKRVFYRLISGLHSSINLHLSAEYLLDEGWGKAVWGPNVHEFRRRFDSAETKGEGTRRLKNLYFLYLIELRALSKVAPYFERSFINLYTGNTQEDSDTKELLLQIFNETKAFPMHFDESSMFAGHKMEAKRLKEEFRLHFKNISRIMDCVGCSKCRLWGKLQTQGLGTALRILFSEKEIKNLPENSPSKGFQLTRQEIVALLNGFGRLSTSIKELHNFRTLLNDQR from the exons ATGCCGGACACAAGGTGCATCCCATGGAGGACGAGCCTTCTTGCTGTCAGCCTGTTTGGACTTTTGAAATTATTCCagatcacacacagt TTGACAGGTGTTTTGGACGACTGCTTCTGCGACATCGAGAGCATTGATGTCTTCAACAACTTCAAAATTTTTCCTCTCATACGCAAGCTCATTGAAAGAGACTTCTTTAGATACTACAGG GTGAACCTGAAGCGTCCGTGTCCGTTCTGGCCTGACGACGGCCACTGCTCGATCAAGGACTGCCACGTGGAGCCCTGCCCGGAG AGTAAGATCCCTGTGGGAATTAAATCAGGCAACTATAATAAG TACTCTCTCGCTGCGAACACTATCAGTGACATTAAGGAATGTGAACAGGTCCATGAGCTGGGTGCCATTAACAGCACACTGAG TCATCAAAGTAAAGAGGCGTTTGAGGACTGGGCTCACCATGACGATGCCCAGGATCACTTCTGTGGCCTGGATG ACGAGACATCTCCCGAAGTCGAGTATGTGGATCTACGGTTGAATCCCGAACGCTACACCGGATATAAAGGACCTTCTGCGTGGAGAGTATGGAACAGCATCTACGAGGAGAACTGCTTCAA GCCGAGGTCAGTGTATCGGCCTCTTAACCCCTTGGCTCCAAGTCGTg gtgatgatgatg GTGAAGGCTTTTACAACTGGCTGGAAG GATTGTGTCTGGAGAAGAGAGTGTTCTACCGGCTTATTTCTGGCCTCCACAGCAGCATAAATCTCCACCTGTCTGCTGAATACCTCCTGGATG AGGGCTGGGGGAAGGCAGTGTGGGGACCCAACGTGCACGAGTTTCGCCGGAGGTTTGACTCTGCCGAGACCAAGGGCGAGGGAACACGCAGGCTGAAAAACCTTTACTTCCTGTACCTGATCGAGCTGAGAGCACTGTCCAAAGTGGCACCGTATTTCGAGCGCTCGTTCATTAACCTGTACACAGGCAACACACAGGAAGACTCGGATACCAAAGAGCTACTGCTGCAGATCTTCAACGAGACCAA agCTTTCCCCATGCActttgatgagagctccatgtTTGCAGGCCACAAAATGGAAGCCAAAAGGTTAAAG GAAGAGTTCAGGCTCCATTTTAAGAACATTTCTCGTATAATGGACTGCGTGGGCTGCAGTAAATGTCGACTGTGGGGGAAGTTACAG ACCCAAGGCCTGGGCACCGCCCTCAGAATCCTCTTTTCTGAGAAAGAGATCAAAAATCTTCCAGAAAACAGTCCCTCCAAAGGCTTCCAGCTCACACGCCAGGAGATTGTAGCTTTGCTCAATGGCTTTGGGAG ACTCTCCACCAGTATAAAAGAGCTGCACAACTTCAGAACGCTTCTAAACGACCAGAGGTAA
- the gpr137bb gene encoding G protein-coupled receptor 137Ba isoform X1, with product MEDTRLTEERREDGSRASGANASLSPATLSPAVPPYVKLGLTVAYTAFYSLLFAFVYAQLWLVLRYRHKRFSYKTVFLFLCLLWAALRALLFSFYFRDCATANTLGPFAFWLLYCFPVCLQFFTLSLMNLYCAQVFFKAKSKYSPHLLKYKFPLYLVFVGASLLFLLVNLACALLVKMTDAQVKTIVLVRVTINDSLFVLCAISLSVCLYKVAKMSLASIYLESKGTSVCQVTLIGIMVILLYTSRACYNLVVLALTDIENINSFDYDWYNVSDQADLRSNLGDAGYVVFGVILFVWELLPTSLVVFFFRVRKPAQDRSASAIPSHVFSTKRYFFDNPRRYDSDDDLAWGSYPQNSSTSLSSDCYDWGSRSSSFLINLGGENQRSSPGLNH from the exons ATGGAGGACACTCGGCTGACGGAAGAGAGGAGGGAGGACGGTTCGAGGGCTTCAGGAGCCAATGCGTCCCTCTCCCCGGCAACCTTAAGCCCGGCTGTTCCTCCGTACGTGAAGCTGGGCTTGACGGTGGCCTACACGGCTTTCTACTCGTTGCTCTTCGCCTTCGTCTATGCCCAGTTGTGGCTAGTGCTGCGCTACCGGCACAAGCGCTTCAGCTACAAGACAGTGTTCCTCTTCCTGTGCCTGCTGTGGGCGGCACTGCGTGCCCTGCTCTTCTCCTTTTACTTCAGGGACTGTGCGACAGCCAACACTCTTGGGCCCTTCGCCTTCTGGCTGCTCTACTGCTTCCCAGTGTGCCTGCAGTTTTTCACACTCAGCCTGATGAACCTCTACTGTGCACAG GTTTTCTTTAAGGCCAAGTCGAAGTATTCTCCTCATCTGCTCAAGTACAA gtTCCCTTTGTACCTGGTCTTCGTAGGTGCTAGTCTGCTCTTCCTCTTGGTGAATCTGGCTTGTGCTCTGCTGGTTAAAATGACGGATGCGCAAGTTAAGACAATCGTCTTGGTGCGTGTCACCATTAACGACTCCCTTTTCGTGCTCtgtgccatctctctctccgtctgtctctacAAGGTGGCCAAGATGTCCCTTGCCAGTATCTACCTAGAGTCCAAG GGGACCTCTGTGTGTCAGGTGACCCTGATTGGCATCATGGTGATTCTCCTGTATACATCGCGTGCCTGTTACAATCTTGTTGTTCTGGCTTTAACAGACATCGAAAACATCAATTCCTTCGATTATGACTGGTACAACGTGTCTGACCAG GCAGACCTGAGGTCCAATCTGGGTGATGCTGGATATGTAGTGTTCGGAGTGATTCTCTTCGTCTGGGAACTTCTGCCCACCTCCCTGGTGGTCTTCTTCTTCAGGGTTCGCAAGCCAGCACAAGACAGG AGTGCATCTGCCATCCCCAGTCACGTCTTCTCTACCAAACGCTACTTCTTTGACAATCCTCGACGATATGACAGTGATGACGATCTGGCCTGGGGATCCTATCCTCAGAATTCTTCAACAAG TTTGTCCTCAGACTGCTATGACTGGGGCAGCCGAAGCAGCAGCTTCCTCATAAACCTGGGTGGAGAAAATCAGCGATCGTCACCAGGCCTAAACCATTAA
- the gpr137bb gene encoding G protein-coupled receptor 137Ba isoform X2: protein MEDTRLTEERREDGSRASGANASLSPATLSPAVPPYVKLGLTVAYTAFYSLLFAFVYAQLWLVLRYRHKRFSYKTVFLFLCLLWAALRALLFSFYFRDCATANTLGPFAFWLLYCFPVCLQFFTLSLMNLYCAQVFFKAKSKYSPHLLKYKFPLYLVFVGASLLFLLVNLACALLVKMTDAQVKTIVLVRVTINDSLFVLCAISLSVCLYKVAKMSLASIYLESKGTSVCQVTLIGIMVILLYTSRACYNLVVLALTDIENINSFDYDWYNVSDQADLRSNLGDAGYVVFGVILFVWELLPTSLVVFFFRVRKPAQDRSASAIPSHVFSTKRYFFDNPRRYDSDDDLAWGSYPQNSSTSMTMPLCTM from the exons ATGGAGGACACTCGGCTGACGGAAGAGAGGAGGGAGGACGGTTCGAGGGCTTCAGGAGCCAATGCGTCCCTCTCCCCGGCAACCTTAAGCCCGGCTGTTCCTCCGTACGTGAAGCTGGGCTTGACGGTGGCCTACACGGCTTTCTACTCGTTGCTCTTCGCCTTCGTCTATGCCCAGTTGTGGCTAGTGCTGCGCTACCGGCACAAGCGCTTCAGCTACAAGACAGTGTTCCTCTTCCTGTGCCTGCTGTGGGCGGCACTGCGTGCCCTGCTCTTCTCCTTTTACTTCAGGGACTGTGCGACAGCCAACACTCTTGGGCCCTTCGCCTTCTGGCTGCTCTACTGCTTCCCAGTGTGCCTGCAGTTTTTCACACTCAGCCTGATGAACCTCTACTGTGCACAG GTTTTCTTTAAGGCCAAGTCGAAGTATTCTCCTCATCTGCTCAAGTACAA gtTCCCTTTGTACCTGGTCTTCGTAGGTGCTAGTCTGCTCTTCCTCTTGGTGAATCTGGCTTGTGCTCTGCTGGTTAAAATGACGGATGCGCAAGTTAAGACAATCGTCTTGGTGCGTGTCACCATTAACGACTCCCTTTTCGTGCTCtgtgccatctctctctccgtctgtctctacAAGGTGGCCAAGATGTCCCTTGCCAGTATCTACCTAGAGTCCAAG GGGACCTCTGTGTGTCAGGTGACCCTGATTGGCATCATGGTGATTCTCCTGTATACATCGCGTGCCTGTTACAATCTTGTTGTTCTGGCTTTAACAGACATCGAAAACATCAATTCCTTCGATTATGACTGGTACAACGTGTCTGACCAG GCAGACCTGAGGTCCAATCTGGGTGATGCTGGATATGTAGTGTTCGGAGTGATTCTCTTCGTCTGGGAACTTCTGCCCACCTCCCTGGTGGTCTTCTTCTTCAGGGTTCGCAAGCCAGCACAAGACAGG AGTGCATCTGCCATCCCCAGTCACGTCTTCTCTACCAAACGCTACTTCTTTGACAATCCTCGACGATATGACAGTGATGACGATCTGGCCTGGGGATCCTATCCTCAGAATTCTTCAACAAG catgacaatgcccttgtgcacaatgtga